CCACCTCCTGGCAGGCGACGCCCGGCCGCACCGCCTCGAAACCGGCTTGCTGCGCGGTGCGCACGAGGTCGTGGACGCGCTGTTCCTCGGCGGTCGGCTCGCCGACATGGACGGTCCGGGTGGTGTCGGAGCCGTAACCGTGCTTGAGGCCGCCGAAGTCCAGGACCACCATGTCGCCGCGCTCGATGGTCCGGTCGCCGGCCTCGTGGTGCGGGTTGGCCCCGTTGGGTCCGGAGCCGACGACGGTGAAGTCCACCTGGGAGTGGCCGAATCGCATCAGCAGCGCGGCCAGGTCGGCGGCCACGTCGGTCTCCTTGCGGCCCGCGAAGCGGACCTTGAGGATCTCGCCGTACGCCTGGTCGGCGGCGGCGGCGGCCGCCGCGATCCGGGCCAGTTCGTGCTCGTCCTTGACGGCCCGGAGCATCGGCAGCGCCTCGGTGAGCGAGACGTACGAGGTGCTGGGCAGCGCCTGCTGCAGGCCCAGCAGGTGCATCGCCCAGGCGTTGTCGCTGACCCCGAACCGGCCCTGCTTGTCGAGCAGCGGGGCGGTGACGGCGTACGGGTCCTTGCCGTCGGTCCAGTCCCGCAGGGTGAGCGCGGCGGCGCCGGCGGCGTGCCGGGCGTCCGGGGCCTCCAGGGTGGGGACGACGAGCACGGGGTCCTGGCCGGCGGTGAGCACGAGGACGGTGAGCCGCTCGGTGATCGCGGTCGGCTGGTACCCGGTCAGGTAGACGAGGTCCGGGCCGGGTGCGACCAGCACTCCGGCGAGCCCGGCATCGGCGGCCGACTGCGCGGCGCGGGCCATGCGGGCGCGGTAGTCGTCGGCGGTGAAGGGGGTCGGCGCGGACTCGGACTCGGGCGCGGACTCGGGCGCGGGCTCAGGGGTGTGCGGCATGGGGCTCCTCCTCGACGTACAGCATCCTGCCCGCACCGGGCAGGGCGCGCGAGCGCAGCCGCAGCGGTCCGGCCGTCGGGCCGGGCCGGGGCCGGGGGCAGTCCAGGCCGGGGTCAGTCCGGGCCGGGGTCGTGGTCGGTCCGGGCCGGGGTCAGCCCGGGCCGGGGTTCTCCGCGACGAGGCGTTCGAGCAGGTCCTCGAAGTCGCCGCCGACGACGATCCGGAGGCCGTCGCCGTCCTCGTCGTAATCGCTGAGCTGGGTGAGCGTGCCGTCGCGCCACCAGAACACGTACGGGCTGATCGCACCGGGGGTGTCCGCGTACCCGGCGGCGGCGAAGGACGCCATCGCGCCCAGGGCCGGGATGATCCCGGTGTCACGGATGGGGTGGAAGGCCAGCTGGTGCCGGAACGGCATCGCGACCAGCGCGCCGTGCTCGCCCAGCGGCTCGCCGGTCACCCGGCGGACCACCGCGTCCAGGTCCAGGACCCGGCTGGCGGTGTAGAACGAGTCGCCGATCAGCACCTCGAAGCGCATGCCGTCGGTGTCCCGCACGGTCTCGTGGCCCTCGACCGGGAGTCCGCGCAGATTGGCCAGCGCCCGGTCCCGGAGGTGCCGGACGTCGCCCAGCGGTTCGAGGGCCTCGTCGGTGAGCATCATGACGCTCTCCGGCAGGTCGAGCGCGAGGATCTCGTAGAGGCCGGGAGCGACGCTGCGGGCGTAGCCGAAGGCCGCCGGGTCGATGCCCTCGACTCCGACCACCCGCGGGTAGAGCTGCGCCCGGATCTGCTCCGGGGACAGGGTGTCGAGCGCGGACGGCGCGTCCATGGTGCGCAGCACCCGCTCGACGTGCTGTCGGACCAGGTCCGGCCAGACGCGCGGGCCGCGGTCGTCGTTGTGGCAGACGGCGGCCAGGTTGCCGAGGCCGAAGTGTCGGCCGCCGTCGTCGGTCACCATGTCGGCGAAGACGGTCACTTCGAGGCCGTGCTCGGCGAACGCCTCGCGTACCTGGCCGCGGAAGTGCGCCGCCTCCCGATCGGAGAAGTAGGCGAACTCCGTGTCCCTGGGGACGTCGTCCCCGTCGCGTTTTGGCCTTCGCAGGAACCAACCCACCGTCCGCCGCCTTCCGTCGAGCCGCTGTCGCACTGCTGTCGAGCCACTGTCGAGCCGCTGTCGAGCCACTTCGGTGCCGGTTCTTGCGTTCCGGCCCACCTTACAGAGGGGTGACGTACCCACACATGGACGAACTCATGGGCCCTGTGAGGCAACTCCCAGTGCGTCGAGGACGCGGGCGACCGGACCTGCGGAAACGCCGCCGGGGCGCAGGAGTTCGGTGCGGTGGACGAGCCGGGGCGCGACGACCGGCACCGCCGCCACGTCCGCCGCCACGTCCGCTGTGCGCGCCGCGCCGGCCGGCAGCAGGACGAGGCCGTGCCCGGCGGCGGCCAGGGCGACGAGCGTGCGCACGTCGGTGCCCTCGTACCGGAGCGACGGCCGGAAACCGCCGGGCGTGCCCACCGCGGCGCGGAGCCGTTCGAGCGGGGGTCCGACGGCGGGCGCGTCGAGCCAGCGCGCGTCGGCGAGATCGGTGAGCCGAACACCGGCCCGGCGGGCCAGCGGATGGTCGTCCGGCACCACCACGACCAGCGGCTCCGCCGCCGCGCCTGGCATCGCGGCGGCGGTGAGCGGGGCCACGTCGGGCAGCGCCAGCGGGTCGCTGGGCGCGGCGATCCCGTCGACGAGCCCGAGGTCGGCGCCGCCGGTCGCGACGGCGCCGGGCACCTCGTCGCGCGGCAGGACGCGCAGCGTGACCCCGGTGGACGGGAGCGCGTCGAGCACGGCGGGGTGCGCGGCGAGCGGGGCGGCCGCGACGGTCAACTCCTCGCGAGGCGCCGCGGCGTACCCGGCGAGGTCGGCGCGGGCCGCGTCGATGCGCAGCAGCAGGGAGCCGGCGTGTTCGAGCAGCCGCTCCCCTGCGGGCGTCGGCGCGACCGGGCGACGGCCGAGCAGCGGCAGACCGAGGTCCTGCTCCAGGGCCGCGATGTGCTGCGAGACCGCCGACTGCGTGTAGCCGAGTTCGCGGGCCGCCGCGGAGAAGGAACGGAGCCGGGCGACCGTGACGTACGTACGCAGCAGGTGCGGGTCCATGGGACGGTCAGCCCGCGTCGGGGGCCGGCTCGTCGGAGGCCGGTGCGTCGGGGACAGGCGCGTCGGGGGCGGGCTCTTCGGAGGCCGGTGCGTCGGGGGTGACCAGCGCCTGGGCGTAGTACGCGAGCGAGCGGTTGTAGCGGGGCAGCAGCGGCGCGAGCGCGCCGAGCGCGAGCGAGGCGGCCTCACGCTCGCGGCCGGTGTCCGCGAGGCACAGCGCGAGGAAGGCGTCGACGGCTCCGGACAGCGCGAGTTCGTCGGCGTCGAGCCGCTCGACGGGGATCGCCCGCTCGGCGGTGAGGAGTTCGAGGCCCCGCTCGACCTGACCCAGATTGCGCAGGCTGCTGGCCATCTGGATCACGGCGCGGCGGCGGCGCAGCCCGCTGAGGCCTCGGTCGAGCGCCGCCTGGTAGAACTCCACGGCCTCCACGGGCAGTCCGGTGGAATCGTGCGCGGCGCCCTGCTCGAAGAGCGCGGGCGCGTCGTCGGCGGGCCGCTCGGCGGCCAGTTCGGCGATCCGAGCGCGGAAGTCGGCCGGCTCGTGGGTGTCGATCGCGGCCCAGAGGGCTGCGACGCGGTCGTCCCAGGGGGTGGTGGCGGTGGTGTCGGCGGTCATGGAAGGAGCCTAGCGCCGGGGCCATAAGCGATCGCGATGGAGGAAGCAGGAATCATCGTTGGACGTGAACGGACGGGGCCGATCAGCATGTTCTCCATGACGAACACGACCACCACTCGCCGCGTCCCCCGCATCGCCCTGGTCGGCGACCGCTCCCCGCACGTCCGCTCGCACGTCCGCGTGCCGTTGCTGCTCGACGCCCTCGCCGAGCGCGACGGCCTGATCCTCGACGCGTACTGGACCGGCACCGCAGACGCGGCCGAACCGGACGCGGTACGCGGCTTCGACGCGGTGTGGCTGCTGCCGGGCAGCCCGTACGAGAGCGAGGAGGGCGCGCTGGCGGCGGTCCGGACGGCCCGGGAGGGCAGGATCCCGTTCCTCGGGACCTGCGCGGGCTTCCAGCACGCACTGATCGAGTACGCGCGCGGCGTCTGCGGCCTGGAGCGCGCCGCGCACGCCGAGAACGACCCGGCGGCCGACGAAGGCGACCTACTGATCGCCCCGTTGGCCTGCTCGCTCGTCGGCCACGAGGGTCCGGTGCGGGTCGCGCCCGGCTCGCTCGCGGAGAGGATCCTCGGCGCGGAGCGCACGACGGAGCGGTACCACTGCGGCTACGGCCCGGACGGCCGCCACCTCGACGCCCTGCGGGCGCACGGGCTGCGGTTCTCGGGCGAGGACGAGGACGGACAGGTGCGGATCGCGGAGCTGCCGGGACACCCGTTCTTCCTGGCGACGCTGTTCCAGCCGGAGCTGGCGGGCGACGGGAGCCGGCCGCACCCGATCGTGAGGGCACTGGCGACGGCTGCGGTCGAGAGGGCGTCCCGGATGGCCGTCGCGTAGCTCAGCTCATCGGTACGACGAGGTCGGCGCGGTCCCGTCCGCGCGCCACGAGGCGGGCGTTGGCCTCGTCGGACCGCCGGACCCATTCCTCGGCCCGGTCCCGCTCCTTCCCGAACCGAACGTGCCGCTCGACGAGACGAGGCACCCGGCGGCGATCATCGAGCTCCAGGTACCAGACCTCATCGAGGAGCGGGCGGACGGAGGCCCAGCCGTCTTCGTCGTGCAGCAGGTAATTCCCCTCGGTGACGACAAGGGGAACGTCGGCAGGGACGGGTATCGCCCCGGCGACCGGCTCCTCCAGAGCCCGGTCGAAGGCGGGCGCGTACACGACGACGCCGGGCTCGGGCGCGCGAAGCCGGCCGAGGAGATGGGCGTACCCGGCGGCGTCGAAGGTGTCCGGGGCGCCCTTCCGCTCGGCCCGCCCGAGCCGCTCCAGCTCGGCCTGCGCGAGATGGAACCCGTCCATCGGCACGAGCACGGCGAGCCCGTCGAGCCGCGAGACGAGCCGGGAGGCGAGGGTGGATTTCCCGGCACCGGGGGCGCCGGCGAGGCCCAGGATGCGGCGCGCGCCGGGTGCGGCGAGGCGTCGGGCGCGGGCGACGAGCTCATCGAACTGAGCGGACTCCATGGGGGGATTATCCGCGATCAGGACAGATCCAGCTCGGCCCGTACGGTCTTCCCGACGGGCAGGCGGTCGAGCACCGCCCACCGGGAGGCGAGGGCCTCGACGAGGAGCAGCCCGCGCCCGGTGCCGGCGGCGGGGTCGGGGACGGGGAGCGCGCCAGGGCGGGGAGGGCGGAGTTCGGTGCGGGTGTCGGACACGTCGATGCGGAGGAGGCCAGGACCGTACGAGAGAACCAGCTCGAAGTCGCGTCCGGGCACGCGCCCGTGGGTGACGGCGTTGGTGGCCAGCTCGGAGACGAGCAGCCCGGCGACGTCGGAGACGTCGCTGCCGTGCGGGATGTCCCAGCGGTGGAGCTGATGCAGCGCGAGGTGCCGGGCGAGCCGGGCGCCGCGGGGCGTGGAACTGAAGCGCTGGGTGAACACACGTACGGTGACGGGCTCTTGGCGAGTCGGGGGTGGCGTCATGCGATCAATGTGGCGATGCGAAGGGCGGGTTACCAGGTCAGCGACCCGTACGCTGAGTGAGCGTACGGGTTCGGAGTGTGGACAGTAGGGGTGACAGCCCGTGACCATGGCTCGGGATGGAGTCCGGGGCACGGGAGGTGGACGGGATGACGGACGGCGGCGAGCCGGAGGTGTCGGACAGCCTGAGGGCGTTCGGCGAGGTGGTCAAGGTCTTCCGGAAGCGAGCACGGCTGACGCAGGAGGAGTTCGCGCCGAGAGTGGGCTACTCGCTGCCGACGGTCGCCTCGATCGAACAGGGCCGCCGCTTCCCGACGGCCGACTTCGTGGACCGGGCGGAGGAGGGCCTGGACGCTTTCGGAGTGATCCGGGCAGCGGCAAAGCACCTGTCGAGGCAGCCTGGCTTGGCGAGCTGGTTCCGCCAGTGGGCAAAGCTGGAGGTGGACGCGCTGGCCCTGTACACGTACGAGAACCGCCTGGTACCGGGCTTGCTGCAGACGGAGGCGTATGCGCGGACGCTGTTCGACGAGCGACGGCCACCACTGGCCGGCGACCAGATCGAGGCGCAGCTGGTGGCCCGGATGGAGCGGAAGCAGTTGCTGACAGGGCGCCCGAACACGCCGTACAGCTTCATCCTGGAGCAGCACGTCGTAGAACGCCCGACGGGTGGGGCAAAGGCGATGCGGGGACAGCTGGACCACATCATCGAAATGGCGGCGCACCGCAACATCGAGGTCCAGATCATGCCGAAGACGCGCGGCCACCACGCGGGCCTGGCCGGCCCAATGCGGTTGCTGGAGACCCCGGACAACAAGTGGTTGAGCTACTGCGAGGGCCAGCGCGGGGGCCAATTCATCGCCGACCCCAAAGAGGTCAGCATCCTCCAGATGCGGTATGCCAGGATGCGGTCACAGGCTCTTACCCCGGAGGACTCCCTGAGCCTGTTGCGGCGGACGCGAGGAGCGACATGAGCACCACGGAACTGGCCTGGTTCAAGAGCAGCTACAGCAGCGGCGACGGCGACGACTGCGTCGAGGTAGCCACCTGCCCCACCACCGTCCACGTCCGCGACTCCAAGAACCCCACGGGCCCCCAACTCACCCTCGCCCCCACCGTCTGGTCAGACTTCGTCGCCTACGCGACGCAGTCCTGACACGAGGGGGTCTCAGACGACGGCGTCGATCCACTCATCACCGGGCGGAGGAACAAAGAAGTACCCGCCGCCCGTGGTGAGCAGGTACTTGGCCATGGCCTCCCCCTCAAGCCGCTTCTGGACTGCCTCGAAGCCCTGGGCGAGATCCCGCTGGAAGCACGAGAACACGAGGCCGACGTCCCCGTCGCCCCGGTCGTAGGAGTAGCTGCGCCGTACGAGAGGCGGCGACTGACGCCGATCAGGCACCGCAAGCCGCACATGCGAATCCAGCGGCGTCAACTTCCCGGCAGGGTCCGCCGCATAGTTGGGCTGCTCCCCGGCCGGCGCCCCGTCGAGCCACCGCCCATCCCGCCGCCGCCCGACAATCCGCTCCTGCTCTTCGACGGAGTCCTTGTCCCACAACTCGGTGGCAAGCCGAATGATCCGCACAACCTGATACGACCCACCCACGGCCCAGTCCGGCTCCCCCTGATCCGCCCGCACAAGAACACGGTCAAGAGTCTCCGCCTCGCTGCCTGGATTCCCCAACCCCTCAGTGAAGTGAAACGGATTCCGCGCCAACCCGCGCCCGCCCTCTGCCCGGTTGTCAGCCCGAAACCCATCAATACTCCACCGCACCCGCCACCCCGGCACCGAACCCACGACCTGATCCATGCCCGACCGGGCTCCGGCAGCGGTAGAAGCCGCACACTGCACCAAAACATCGCCGTGCGACTGGGCAGGATCCAGCACATCCCCGGCGAAGGAATCCATCTCCTTGAGCTGCCGCGGCCTGACTCCATCCACTAAAAGGCCGTCCCCGAGACCAATCCTGGCTTCAAGCCCAGCACCACGTTGGCGCACCAACTCAGCAGACAGGCGCAGCAGTTCTTGCCGACGCCCAGGAACCGATTGATCACCCAGATCAAGCGCAACGGTCCGCTGATACGAGAGCGGAGCGAGCGAACCCAGAGCCACAACGCCGCCACCACCAGGCCGCTGTCCTGAACCCGGCTCACGAGTAGCCAAAACGGCCACTGCAGCACCCCCGGACAGCACAGCAGCCGCCCCACCTAGAACAGCCCTCCGCTTTACGGCCCTCATGCCTCGCATCTCTTTCTCTGCAGGTCAGCGCTGCACGAGCTTCGTCTGAACCGACCCCAATCCGCCTCACCGACGACCTAGTTCTCTTCGCTCATCGCGCCGCAAGCGTCTCCCCATCACAGCATCTCCTTCAGTAATTCGGGAGCCCTATCGAAGATGTCCGACGCCCACCCCGGTGCACATTACCGCCCAGGGGTGCCGAGGCATCCGAGCAGGAGCGAGTTGCCACCTTTTCAAGCTACTCGGTTCAGGTCCCGCCTCTGCCGACACCGCATAGCCGGAATCGTCACGCGAGATCTGGACTGAACGGAGCATAAGTTCGATAGTCATCCACCGGGAGCCGACCGTCCACGAACCTCAGATTAGCCCTAGCTTGCAAATACGGCTTACTCCAGGCCGAAAACCCAAAGTATGGCTGACATTCTTCCGGCTCAGCTTCTCGGATACGATGAAACCCTTGATAGAGGTACCGGGTCTTATCGGCGAGGCTTACCGGAGTTACCCAGAAAAGCGGTGAAATTCCGTCAGCTTGAAGTGGCCGCTCACCCAAGATGCGGCCCCCGCCAACAGAAATCATCCCAATGTGCGCCTGACCTTGGTCGAGAAGTACGGCTCCCTCAAGGTCCCGAGCTTCGGGTGGCCCTTCGCCAACCCAGTCCATGAGGCCGGCCAGGAATGACCTCGTGCCAAGGTTGGGGACATGTGGATCCGACACCCCGGGAGGCACTACATCAATGACCCTGCCGCAGGCGTATCTGCCGTCCGCAAGGGGGATGGGCCAGAATTGCCCAGGCACCAGGTACCTATTAGATTTTGGCGAAAATGGATACTTCATCAAATTCCCTTCGCATTGCGAGATCGAATTTTACTCGCTAGACATATCGGCAGCGGCAGGGAAGTGAAGCTGATCACCCGCCCTACCGCCGCACGACAATTATGGAGCTAGAGGCCGAATTCATCTCTTGCCCACGACGTGGCAGCGTCGTACATCTCTCGTCTTGCCGGGTTGATTGAGTTGTTTTGCCCGTAGGGCTTGCCGTTCTTTACACGACTAAGCCCTGTAGCCTTAACACGTTCAATCAAGATTTGCTCCACGCCGCGCGCTTGCCACTTCCTCAACCCGGTGTACAGAGGGACAAGGTTGACGACACCGTAACCTTGTTTAATATGTTGCGCCTTTCGCCGCGCCAAATTGTTCGTTATCCCAGCATAGATCACGTCGCCAGCCTCGTTTAGTCCGTGGTAGACGATGTAGTCATCCTGAGAGTTCCTCTTGATCCACTGGGCCAACTTGCCTGTAAGAGAACAGTTGTGGACCAGAGTGGGAGCTTGACCCGCCAGCGCATAGTACGTGTGGAGGTTGTCGACGGTCAGGTTGTAGACCGTGGTCGACGCAGTCTTGGGGTTGACTGCCGCTACCTGGATCCAGGTGCCGCTGCTGGTCTGGAGCCACTGGCCTGTTTTGAGGTCGCTGGCCTTCGTCCACTGACCGGCTTCGGCGGCCCAGAAGGGGTGGCCGTCGGTGGCGGTCAGTTTGGCAGTCTCGCTTCCTCCAACTCCGTCGGTGTCGACCGTGATATCGACAAGTTGCTTGTCGCCAGTTCCCTGGATGAGGGCGGTCACAGCGCGGGGGCCGGTTTCGCCAGTTTCGGGGTCGGTGGCGAGGACCTGGTCGCCAACCTGGATGTCCTTGATGGATTTGTGGGTAGCGTCGGCCATCAGAACCGGGGTGTCGCCGGTGAAGCTGTTGCCACCCACCTCGCAGGCCTTCGCGGCCTTCTTGCCCAACTTAAGCATGCTGCCGAGTCCGCCCAGCATCCCCATGCCGCAGCCCATGGCCGCGGAGGAACCCACCTGCCCCCAGTCGACCTTCTTGCCAGACAGGCGCTGGAGGCCCCAGTCCATGAAGGCTTCGCCGATCGCGCCGCCGATGCAGCCGACGATGAGCGGGTTGTTGCCCGACGGGTCGGTGTAGTTGGTCGGGCTGCTGAGGGCGTACTGGTACAGGTTCGGGCCGCCGGCGTGGCCGATGGGGTCCTGGCTGATGAAGCGGCCGGTCTCCGGCTGGTAGTAGCGGTTGCGGTAGTAGAGGAGGCCGGTGCCCTTGTCCTCCTCGCGGCCCGTGAAGGTGTACGGGTTCGACGTCGCCGTGCCCGACGCGGTCGGCTGGCCGTACGGGTCGTAGGTGTAGCGAGTGGCCACCGTCCCGTCGGCGTTCGCCAGGCCGACGACCGTGCCGAGGGCGTCCGTCAGGTAGGTCTGGGTCTTGCCGTTCTCCGTACGCAGGAGGTACTCGTCGAGGCCCGACGCCGTCACCGTGGCCGTCGGATCGCCCGCTGCGTTCTGCTCGACCGCCGGGTTGGAGCCGTCGGTCAGGAACTTCGTCGTCGCGCCCGCGAGGGTCTTACTCGCGCGGCCGCCCAGCGGGTCGTAGCCGAAAGCGCCGAGAGAGGTGCCGTCGGTCGTCTTCTTGACGCCGGTCAGCTCACCTCGGGTGTTCCAGGCGTAGGTGTTGTTGCCGTCGCCTGTGAGCTGGCCTTCGTTGTCGTACGTGAAGGTGCGGCCGTTGAAGGTGCTGAGGCGGTTGTCCTTGCCGAAGACGCTGCCGCTCTCCGCGGCCGGGACGGCGACGCTGGCCAGCGTGCCGCGCAGGCGGATCTGCTGGTCGTTGGCGTCGCGGTTGTACGTGAGCGTGCCGACCGAGGTGGCGCCCTGCGCGTAGCTGATGGACTTGACGGCGCCGCTGGTCTCGTACCCGGTGGTGCGGACCATGCCGCCGGGGTAGGTGGCGGTCTGCTCCCGGCCCGCGGGGTCGAGGCCGAAGGTGACCTCCTGGGTTCCCGCCTTGACACTGGTCAGGATGCTCGACCTGTCGTAGCCGTAGGCCGTGGTGACGCCGCCGGCGGTCATGGTCTTCCGACGGTCGGCGTTGTCGTAGTCGTAGACGACGGTGCCGGTGGGACCGGTGACGGTTTTCGTACGGTCATAGACGTCGTACGTGAACGACTGGTCACCCACAGCCGTGTCGGAGACCTTCTTCGGCAGGTCGTACGCGTCGTACTCGTAGGTGACAGTCGACTCTGCCTGGCCGGCGAGGTCGACGTTGTACTTCGTGTTCTTCGCCCGGCCCAGCAGGTCGTACTCGGCCGTGGCCACACGGCCCATGCGGTCGGTGACCTTCGAGACCTGGCCGGCCGGGTGGTACTCGAATCCGGCCGTCGAACCGTAGGGGTCGGTCGCCGTCTTGGGCCGGTCGGCCTGGTCGTAGGTCCAGCTGGTGCTGTTCCCGCGGGCGTCCGTCAGGCTCGTGAGATTGCCGTTGTCGTCGTAGTCGAGGTTCAGGGCCTGGCCGAGCGGGTCGGTGACCGAGCGAGCCTGGTTGAGGACGTCGTAGACGACCCTGCTGGCGGAACCCGTGTTGTCGACCGTGACAATGCGGCGACCTGCGGCGTCGTGGAACTGGCTGCTGACGCGACCCTGGGGATCCTTGACCGACACCAGGTCGCCGTAGCGGTAGGTGTACGAGGTGACGGAGCCGTCGGGCGCGGTGACCGACTTGAGCTGGCCGTCGGGCTCGAAGTCGTACTGGGTGATCCGGCCTTCGGGGTCGGTCACCTTGTCGAGGTTTCCGGCGGCGTCGTACGCAAGGGTCGTCGCGTTACCGAGCGGGTCGGTGTACTTCGTCGGCTGGTCGAACGGGCCGTTGAACACGGTCGTGCCCGATGCACGGGCGTCGGTGGTTCCGACCAGCTCTGCGGTGGAGGTGACGTAGCCGTTGGCGTCGTACGTGAGGTCGGTCTTGCGGCCGTAGGGGTCGGTGACCTGGGTGACCCGGTGTGTGGCGGGGTCACGGGTGTAAGCCGTGGTGCGGGCCACGGCGGTGTTGGTGGCCTGGATTTCCTTGTAGCCGTAGCCGGCGGTGTCGAAATACACCCGGCGCAGCGCACCGCCGGGCTGGGTGACGTTGGCGATGGCGACGCGGCCTGCGTCAAGGGTGTAGGTGAAGGTGTACTTCTGGCCCTCGGTGAGGGTCTGCTCCTGCACCCGACCGGACGCGTAGAACACGTTGCTCATGTAGACGATGCCGCGGGCGTCCTTCGCCGTCTTGATGCGGTTCGACGTGCCGTCGTACGTGTAGGAGCTGATCTTGCCCGCCGGGTCGGTGACCGTCTCGAGCCGGCCCGTCGAGTCGTAGGTGTAGCTCGTGGTGCGGCCGGTGTTGTCCGCCGCGATCTTCACCCGGTGCTGAGCGTCGTATTCGAAGGAGACCCACCGGCCGCCTGCCGTGGTGACCTGGGTGATGTCGCCCTTGTTGCCGCCGACACGGGTGATCTTCGTCTTGTTGCCGTGGCGGTCGCGGATCTCGGCGAGCGGCGCGTACTGGGGGAAGGTCCAGACGGTGCCGTCACGGAAGGTCAGTTCCCACTCGCCGTCGCCATTGTTCGCGATCTTCGTTCCTTCGAACGCGCCGGGAGAGCCGGTCGGTCCGAAGACGGCGTCGCCCCAGCCTGCGCCGGGCGAAGTCCGGACGTAGTGGACCTTGGACCCTCCGGGCAGGTAGAGGTCGACCTCCTGCCACTGGTTCTGGGAGTGCAGGAAGGCGTTGTAGATCAGGTCGCGTCCGATGCCGAAGGCGCGCTTGTCTGTGTCGCCCTGCCAGTACGTGCGGGTGACTTCCGCGTTGCCGCGCCGGTCGGCGACGGCGAGGTCGGTGTGCCTGTCGGTCAGGTAGCCGGTCGACAGTTCGACCGGGTCGCCGGAGAGCCAGTCGAAGGCGTCCTGGAGCCAGGAGGTCGCCCAGCCGAGCCAGCCGTCGGTGTTGAACATCGCGCCGTGGAACGCCCACACGCGCGTGTCGGCGTCAGGCACGACCTGGCGACCGTCGGGGGTGACGGTGCCGTGGCCGTAGACGTACCAGCCCTTCTTCTTCGGGTCATAGTCCAGGAACTCCACACGCTTGCCGGGGGCTTCGCGGGTGTAGTTCGGGTAGACGATCTGAGCGCCCTTGGGGAAGACGTAGGTGCCGCCGGGCTGAACGGTGAAGTAGACGGGGACGATGCTGTTCTTCGGCAGCGGGAACGGCGGACGGTCGATCGGGATCGCGGTGATGCCGAGTTCGGTGACCGGCTTGCCCTTGTCGTCGCGGACCACCGAGCCCTTGGGGATTCGGACCTCCAGGCCCGGGATCTGCGGGGTCTTCAGGACCACGTCCGTCTTCGCCGGGACGGCGAACTTGACCGTGTGCTTCGTGTCGAGCGGGGTCATCCACACCGGGAAGCCCAAGTCGACGGTCTGGCCGGCCTTCGGCTGGACGTGGATGTCGAAGCGGCCGTACGAGCGGTCCTTGGTGTTCGCACTCTCGCCGTTGACGATCAGGGTGGTCGCCTCGGGGCTGATCCCGGCGAGCAGGAACCGGCCCTGCGCGTCAGTGCGGGAAGTCTTGCCGCCCGCGGTGACGGTCACCTTCGGGAGCGGCTTGCCGTCCAGCTTCAAAACACGGCCGGTCAGCGCGGTCGTCTTCGCTGCCGCTCGCAGCGCTGCAGGGGCCTTGGGCGGGGTGCTGCCGCGTTCGGTGATCCAGTCACGGCCGGCGAGGTTCGCCTTGGCCGGCTGCCACGCGTCGGCACCCGACGGCACAACGCCAGGGGCCTTCGCCGACGCGTCCGTCTTTCCCGCTG
This sequence is a window from Streptomyces sp. HUAS YS2. Protein-coding genes within it:
- a CDS encoding RHS repeat-associated core domain-containing protein, with product MARAAAAAAEAPTTDDAVYAYDAVGRMVGITDPTGETARYRYDAAGNRLAIERYPSSTVSVLSVVPVRAAVGQVVTLSGTGFSTTLASNTVKFGTVNAQVVSASTPRRLTVKVPAGAVAGKVSVTVGTSTAASSETFTPAAPAPVISRVEPDTGYVGAEVVVTGSGFADAATDNVVRFGGGIVAQVKTRTDTALTVFVPPGAVNGQIEVETRDGRATSATTYQVRYGTGEGQIESSETTSVTDTTPPTLAVTTPGNRAQVLFDADKGEDIDFAITNSTFTSTVTMKLYDPQGSQFGGIGYFSSGEDDWEVHNLPLGGRYSLILEPGSSNIGGATVTLSNPATAVLDLAGLSADLALSRAGQDGKLTFDATLGQSVSLAVQGSGMTGSMYARLYDPDGIEVSSASMGANRSTDIDVDALAKSGTYTLRLDPDDGRAAAVKVTGSRYVDAGTLDPVGPDVTMSLPRVGQNGFARFAGEAGQGFHLGVASTGFASWVELELFRPDGTRLSSHNVYTNGIDDVDFPVLPATGTYMLRMAPDAVEAGTLKLTLSRTLAVAPLSTTGAPVAVDVTRAGQTAESVVQGTTGDTFSLAISSNTFSGAVNVDMFAPSGANILSGEWLSSGQTRTIGLPALTETGAYRVVLNPDDAATGALSLSLSADAVVNLTADGPSAPVALNRPGQRARVKFTAPSSGVLGLALTGVTFGTSTELKLFGPAGGSGTSVATVSSNTDDVAYLPGLTAGAAYTVVITPSSAGSGNATLWLSKPVAAGALTGTTPKTGTVTRPGQRLEFTLDATAGDGMGVALSGNTLGTIRVLAAAPGSSTENDLTSVYSATGLAELKAPLAAGTHRVIVQPFGPTTGAVTATLLPDVNGGALSTDGTKRPAAITTAGQNAHYTFTGTAGQKLTLGLDAPPYYWYLTVTSPNGTKLVNERSMSDTTLSTDLPTLPETGTYTVVVDPWSLKTGTWNVGLTTTASPLAAPAPKKTAAAGKTDASAKAPGVVPSGADAWQPAKANLAGRDWITERGSTPPKAPAALRAAAKTTALTGRVLKLDGKPLPKVTVTAGGKTSRTDAQGRFLLAGISPEATTLIVNGESANTKDRSYGRFDIHVQPKAGQTVDLGFPVWMTPLDTKHTVKFAVPAKTDVVLKTPQIPGLEVRIPKGSVVRDDKGKPVTELGITAIPIDRPPFPLPKNSIVPVYFTVQPGGTYVFPKGAQIVYPNYTREAPGKRVEFLDYDPKKKGWYVYGHGTVTPDGRQVVPDADTRVWAFHGAMFNTDGWLGWATSWLQDAFDWLSGDPVELSTGYLTDRHTDLAVADRRGNAEVTRTYWQGDTDKRAFGIGRDLIYNAFLHSQNQWQEVDLYLPGGSKVHYVRTSPGAGWGDAVFGPTGSPGAFEGTKIANNGDGEWELTFRDGTVWTFPQYAPLAEIRDRHGNKTKITRVGGNKGDITQVTTAGGRWVSFEYDAQHRVKIAADNTGRTTSYTYDSTGRLETVTDPAGKISSYTYDGTSNRIKTAKDARGIVYMSNVFYASGRVQEQTLTEGQKYTFTYTLDAGRVAIANVTQPGGALRRVYFDTAGYGYKEIQATNTAVARTTAYTRDPATHRVTQVTDPYGRKTDLTYDANGYVTSTAELVGTTDARASGTTVFNGPFDQPTKYTDPLGNATTLAYDAAGNLDKVTDPEGRITQYDFEPDGQLKSVTAPDGSVTSYTYRYGDLVSVKDPQGRVSSQFHDAAGRRIVTVDNTGSASRVVYDVLNQARSVTDPLGQALNLDYDDNGNLTSLTDARGNSTSWTYDQADRPKTATDPYGSTAGFEYHPAGQVSKVTDRMGRVATAEYDLLGRAKNTKYNVDLAGQAESTVTYEYDAYDLPKKVSDTAVGDQSFTYDVYDRTKTVTGPTGTVVYDYDNADRRKTMTAGGVTTAYGYDRSSILTSVKAGTQEVTFGLDPAGREQTATYPGGMVRTTGYETSGAVKSISYAQGATSVGTLTYNRDANDQQIRLRGTLASVAVPAAESGSVFGKDNRLSTFNGRTFTYDNEGQLTGDGNNTYAWNTRGELTGVKKTTDGTSLGAFGYDPLGGRASKTLAGATTKFLTDGSNPAVEQNAAGDPTATVTASGLDEYLLRTENGKTQTYLTDALGTVVGLANADGTVATRYTYDPYGQPTASGTATSNPYTFTGREEDKGTGLLYYRNRYYQPETGRFISQDPIGHAGGPNLYQYALSSPTNYTDPSGNNPLIVGCIGGAIGEAFMDWGLQRLSGKKVDWGQVGSSAAMGCGMGMLGGLGSMLKLGKKAAKACEVGGNSFTGDTPVLMADATHKSIKDIQVGDQVLATDPETGETGPRAVTALIQGTGDKQLVDITVDTDGVGGSETAKLTATDGHPFWAAEAGQWTKASDLKTGQWLQTSSGTWIQVAAVNPKTASTTVYNLTVDNLHTYYALAGQAPTLVHNCSLTGKLAQWIKRNSQDDYIVYHGLNEAGDVIYAGITNNLARRKAQHIKQGYGVVNLVPLYTGLRKWQARGVEQILIERVKATGLSRVKNGKPYGQNNSINPARREMYDAATSWARDEFGL